ACGCCGACATCTTCCCCGGCATGGACATGCGCTTCGGCTTCGGTGTCGCGCTGTCGCTGATGGTGTGGCTCGCGGCGTGCTTCTACTGGGTCGAGACCCTGTACACCCGGCTCGAGGGCCTGCACGCGGTGATCATGCCCGCCGGCGCAGTCGCCAGCCTGATTCCCCTGTTCTTCCCCGGCGAGCACGTGCTCGCCAACGCCGCCTCGCCCGCCTTCCGCGTGCATTTCGTGATCGCCATGCTGGGCTACAGCCTGTTCACGCTCGCCGCCCTGCACGCGATGCTGATGTCGGTCGCCAGCCGCCAGTTGCACAGCGCGCGCTTCAGCCGCCTGCTCTCCGGCCTGCCGCCCCTGCTCACCATGGAAGCCCTGCTGTTCCGCCTGATCGGCATCGCCTTCGTGCTGCTGACGCTCACCCTGGTGACCGGCCTGCTGTTTTCGGAAACCCTGTTCGGCCAGGCCCTGCGTGCGGATCACAAGACCGTGTTCGGCGTCATCTCCTGGCTGCTGTTCGGCGGCCTGCTGGTCGGACGCCGGCTGTGGGGCTGGCGCGGCCGTGTCGCCCTGCGGTGGACGCTGGCGGGTTTCTTGGCGCTGATGCTGGCCTACGTCGGCAGCCGTTTCGTCATCGAAGTAGTGCTCCATCGCACCGGATGAGCCGCCATCGATCAGCGGCGGCGCGAAGCTTTACAAGGCCGCGCCCGGCGGGCAACATCGGACGCACTCCGAAATCGAGCAAGCCATGGCGGCAACCACCAAACCGACCCTGAGCGGATTCGCCAGGGCGCTGATCCAGCATGGACATCTGCAGGAAGCGGATGCCGTCACCTGCTCCGCACAGGCGGGTGACACCACCAGCGCCTTCATGCTCGAGGTCGCCAACCGCGGCCTGATGAGCTGTGCCGCAATGGCGCGCTTCGCTGCCGAGACCTTCGGCTACCCGCTCCTGGACATCACCGCCTTCGACCCCGCGCTGTTCGCCCGCGAGGCGGTCGACCGCAAGCTGCTGGCCAAGCACCAGGTCGCCCCACTGCTCAAGCGCCAGAACCGGATCACGCTCGCGGTCGCCGATCCCTCGAACCTGCGCGCCCTCGACGAGATCCGCTTCCAGACCGGCATGCAGCTCGAGCTGGTCATCGCCGAGGCGGACAAGCTCAAGCGCGTGGTCGACACCCTGTCCGAATCGGCCGCCGACACGCTCAAGGAGCTGACCGGCGAAGCCTTCGACATGGACATGCTGCAGCAGGACGGGCCGACGCCGCAGCGCGACGAGGACGAGGCCAACGAGGTCGATGACGCCCCGGTCGTCAAGTTCATCCAGAAGGTGCTGATCGACGCGATCAACGAGGGCGCATCCGACGTCCACTTCGAGCCCTACGAGAAGTTCTACCGCATCCGCGTGCGCACCGACGGCATCCTGCGCGACGTCGCCCAGCCGCCGCTGGTGCTGAAGGACAAGATCGCCGCACGCATCAAGGTGATCTCGCGCCTGGACATCTCCGAGAAGCGCGTGCCGCAGGACGGCCGCATGAAGCTGGTGCTGTCGCGGAACAAGGCGATCGACTTCCGGGTATCGACGCTGCCCACGCTGCACGGCGAGAAGATCGTCATGCGCATCCTCGACCCGAGCTCGGCCATGCTCGGCATCGACGCGCTCGGCTACGACCCCGATCAGAAGGAGGCCCTGCTCGCCGCCATCGAGCGCCCCTACGGCATGATCCTGGTCACCGGCCCCACCGGCTCGGGCAAGACGGTGTCGCTCTACACCTGCCTGAACCTGCTCAACAAGCCCGGCGTGAACATCTCCACTGCCGAGGATCCGGCGGAAATCAACC
This genomic stretch from Thauera sp. GDN1 harbors:
- the ccsA gene encoding cytochrome c biogenesis protein CcsA; the protein is MRTILLHLLPASLYAAGGLLFWRACVMAGPGRDRARECMSTRERLLLLAAVLAHGAALHADIFPGMDMRFGFGVALSLMVWLAACFYWVETLYTRLEGLHAVIMPAGAVASLIPLFFPGEHVLANAASPAFRVHFVIAMLGYSLFTLAALHAMLMSVASRQLHSARFSRLLSGLPPLLTMEALLFRLIGIAFVLLTLTLVTGLLFSETLFGQALRADHKTVFGVISWLLFGGLLVGRRLWGWRGRVALRWTLAGFLALMLAYVGSRFVIEVVLHRTG
- the pilB gene encoding type IV-A pilus assembly ATPase PilB, with translation MAATTKPTLSGFARALIQHGHLQEADAVTCSAQAGDTTSAFMLEVANRGLMSCAAMARFAAETFGYPLLDITAFDPALFAREAVDRKLLAKHQVAPLLKRQNRITLAVADPSNLRALDEIRFQTGMQLELVIAEADKLKRVVDTLSESAADTLKELTGEAFDMDMLQQDGPTPQRDEDEANEVDDAPVVKFIQKVLIDAINEGASDVHFEPYEKFYRIRVRTDGILRDVAQPPLVLKDKIAARIKVISRLDISEKRVPQDGRMKLVLSRNKAIDFRVSTLPTLHGEKIVMRILDPSSAMLGIDALGYDPDQKEALLAAIERPYGMILVTGPTGSGKTVSLYTCLNLLNKPGVNISTAEDPAEINLAGINQVNVNEKAGLTFSTALRAFLRQDPDVIMVGEIRDLETAEISIKAAQTGHLVMSTVHTNDAPATLERLKNMGVAPFNIASSVILITAQRLARRLCSCKKPVDIPVEALIEAGFGPEELDGSWQTMGPVGCDRCKGTGYKGRVGIYQVMPITEEIARIIMTGGNSMDIAAQAQREGVLDLRQSGLRKVKQGVTSLEEVLATTNE